The following are from one region of the Rhizobium sullae genome:
- a CDS encoding phenylalanine 4-monooxygenase, with protein sequence MTKESTYTANLPDADGIYHYTTEEDQIWSELYQRQMTLLADKACREYLDGVKTLGLKPDKVPQLRDVNRRLNETTGFGVEGVPALIPPSRFYELLSQGRFPLATFIRRREHIDYIEEPDIFHEVFGHCPLLTNQSYANFVRRFGEKAVGLGKGYSWHLFRIFWFTVEFGLIKTSQGRRCFGAGIVSSPSETRAAMEGKACEFRPFDLKTVLRTPYRIDIVQPIYYVIDSFSQLESIIEEDIGARINEAKALGDFPPTFEAKAS encoded by the coding sequence ATGACCAAGGAAAGCACCTACACGGCGAACCTGCCGGATGCGGACGGCATCTATCACTACACGACCGAGGAAGACCAAATCTGGAGCGAGCTTTATCAGCGCCAGATGACGCTGCTCGCCGACAAAGCCTGCCGGGAATATCTGGACGGCGTGAAGACGCTCGGATTGAAGCCGGACAAGGTTCCGCAGCTTCGCGACGTCAACCGGCGCCTCAATGAAACCACCGGCTTCGGCGTGGAAGGGGTGCCAGCCCTCATCCCGCCGTCGCGCTTCTATGAATTGCTGTCGCAGGGCAGGTTTCCACTGGCGACGTTCATCCGCCGCCGCGAACACATCGACTACATCGAGGAGCCGGATATCTTCCACGAGGTCTTCGGCCATTGTCCGCTGCTGACCAACCAGAGCTACGCCAATTTCGTGCGCCGCTTCGGCGAGAAGGCTGTCGGCCTCGGAAAGGGATATTCTTGGCATCTGTTCCGGATTTTCTGGTTCACGGTGGAATTCGGCCTGATCAAAACGTCGCAGGGACGCCGCTGCTTCGGCGCCGGCATTGTCTCCTCGCCCAGCGAGACGCGGGCGGCGATGGAGGGCAAGGCATGCGAGTTCCGGCCCTTCGACCTGAAGACCGTGCTGAGGACGCCATACCGGATCGACATCGTCCAGCCAATCTACTACGTGATTGACAGCTTTTCGCAGCTGGAGTCGATCATCGAAGAAGATATCGGCGCCCGCATCAACGAGGCCAAGGCGCTCGGCGACTTTCCGCCGACATTCGAAGCCAAGGCGTCCTGA
- the speB gene encoding agmatinase: MAQKSIDHAFTATSLTSTATDPTFAGALSFMRRRFTKDLVGADAVVWGVPFDAATSNRPGTRFGPQAIRRASAIFDNDPQYPFNREIFAEMAVIDYGDCLLDYGNHQETPAAIERQANTILDSGAFMLTLGGDHYVTWPIVKAHAARHGPLALVQFDAHQDTWLDDDRRIDHGSFVARAVRDGIIDAGRSIQIGIRTHAPEDFGIRILYGHQVEEMSAAEIASIVISHTNGAPVYLTFDIDCLDPAYAPGTGTPVAGGPSSAKILSVLQRLHQLDIRGADVVEVSPPYDHADISAIAGATVAMYMLGLRAERRAAAR; the protein is encoded by the coding sequence ATGGCACAGAAGTCGATCGATCACGCCTTTACGGCAACCAGCCTCACTTCGACGGCCACCGATCCGACCTTTGCCGGCGCGCTTTCGTTCATGCGGCGGCGGTTCACGAAGGATCTCGTGGGCGCCGACGCTGTTGTCTGGGGCGTCCCTTTTGACGCAGCAACCTCCAACAGACCGGGAACGCGCTTCGGGCCGCAGGCGATCCGCCGCGCCTCGGCAATCTTCGACAACGATCCGCAGTATCCCTTCAATCGCGAGATTTTCGCCGAGATGGCGGTGATCGACTACGGCGACTGCTTGCTCGACTACGGCAATCACCAAGAGACGCCGGCGGCCATCGAGCGGCAGGCAAACACAATTCTCGACAGCGGCGCCTTCATGCTGACGCTCGGCGGCGATCACTATGTCACATGGCCGATCGTGAAAGCGCATGCCGCCAGGCACGGACCGCTGGCGCTGGTGCAGTTCGACGCACATCAGGATACCTGGCTCGACGACGACCGGCGGATCGACCACGGCTCCTTCGTGGCGCGCGCCGTTCGCGACGGCATCATCGATGCCGGCCGCTCCATCCAGATCGGCATCCGCACCCACGCGCCGGAGGATTTCGGCATCCGGATTCTCTACGGCCACCAGGTCGAAGAGATGAGCGCCGCCGAGATCGCTTCGATAGTGATCTCGCACACGAATGGCGCTCCAGTCTATCTGACCTTCGATATCGACTGCCTCGATCCGGCCTATGCGCCGGGCACTGGCACGCCGGTTGCCGGCGGGCCGTCGAGCGCCAAGATTCTTTCGGTCCTGCAGCGCCTGCACCAGCTCGATATCCGCGGCGCGGACGTGGTCGAGGTCTCGCCGCCCTACGATCACGCAGATATCAGC